Genomic window (Granulicella arctica):
AGGCACACGCCACACTCCAGATCGCTATGAGCGGCGGCGTTTTCGCAACGGTCGCTGTGAGTGCGCGATCGCCGTATCGGACGTTGATCGAGGTGACGGGGAGCGAAGGCGTGATCCGTGCGGAGAGCGCCCTTAGTGTCGACAGGCCTGTCGATGTGGTGCTGCGCCGATCAGGCGAGCCAGATCAGACGCATACGGTCGACAACGGTGATGGATACACCCGCATGCTGGATAACTTCGCTGAAGCGTACCGGGGGACTGGAACATTCCTCGCGACGGCGCCTGATGGGCTGCACAACATGCGTGCTCTTGATGCTGCCTACAAGAGCTGGAAGACAGGCAATCGCGAGGCTATCTAGCCGTCGCCATTCTTAGGGAATGGCGATCGCAAGGGCTGCAGGGCTGTCGCGGTGCGTTGTTGCGATGGTGCGGCGCGGACTCGACGTATACGGCAGATACTTTTTATAAACGCTGACATGGAAGCAGGACTGCTGAAACTCCTCCTCCACGTCGATCTTGCCTTCCTGCACGAGGGGAAGAAGGTAGCCGCGCATCCAGGCGATCTCGCTGAGGGACAAGCCCCGCTTGGCCAGATCGACTGCCTGCCCGGTGAGATGTGGCGAGGCTGTTTCGCCTTCGGCCGGGGCAGCGTTGCCGTTCGTGCGGATGAGCTTCTGCTGAAAGGCCACCGTGCGAACGGCTGAGTTGACCTGCAACGGTGTGTGGAAGCGAGCATAGTGGGCGCGGGCCAGCGTCGTTAGAAACTGCGCCGTCCATGGGCGGCAATAGCGACGGTTGAGCGGGAGGCGCTCGTCGACCTGCATGCCGGCATTAATCGGTACGGCTACGAGCATCATGCGACGTCGCATGGATTCGAGATCATCGTCATCCTGAACGCGTTCGAGGCCGTCCCGGTCGGCGACCTCGTTCTGATGGAGCAGTATCTCGCGGGAGCCTTTGAGCGCGGGAGGCATGACGAGGCGTCCTCGCTTGTTGTAGAGCGAGGGAAGAATCTCAGGGTTGGCGGCTGCTTCCTCAATCGAGGGAAGTTGCGGCTTCTCGGCTGTCGGGCGAATGATGCTGACGACGGGGGCCGGGTTCGACGGGGACGATGAGATAGGTGCCGTGGCGGCGTCGCTGAAGTCAGGTGGGTGGGATACCCCTGTCTCCCGGGTCTCCGGAGCAGGTCTTGCGGCGATCATCAGCGGTGCCGGAATGAGCTTGACCAGCTTTGGCTCGGCGATCAATCGATCTCTCACAACAGCGTGACGGGCATGCCCCTTGGTGCGCCGGAGAGGCTTGGGGTCTGACTCGTGCTTGCGAAAACGGTGCTCGGTGGGACGATCCGCGTTGCGTGAAGGATGGCGGTCGCGAGGACGCGGCGCAGTGTGAACTCTCGTGAGCACTGGTCGCTTCGCTGCGACGCCGCGGCTTTTTGAACGAGCGAAGGCACAGGAGGGCAGCAGGCAGATAAAGGCTAGCGCAAGGAGAACGATACTTAGGGAGGGTCGACGCGTGATCATCAGAAAGCGCGGAGACGCCAGAGCAATTTCGACTTTAGTGACTGAATCGTGTTCATGTAAGTGCCCATGTTGATTCCGTATACTGAGAAGTAACGGGGGAAAGCATGGGAAAGGTGTTTTGGACGGCGATCTTGTTCAGTGGGCTAGGCGTCGTCTCGGCAGTCGCACAAGATGACCCGAAGAGCGCGGACTTCTTCACCCATAAGGTTCAGCCGATCTTCCAGAAGAACTGCTACCGATGTCATGGTGGGATGAACCATCGGGGCGCATTGAATATTCAGACGCGGGCAGGCATGTTGAAGGGTGGGCACGATGGAACGGTACTTGTACCCGGCGATGCCTCCAAATCTTTGCTGGTAAGGCTGATTCGGCACGAAGGACCGGCGAACGATCCGATGCCGATGCCATCGAAGGGTGCAAAGCTCTCCGATGAAGATATCGCGGTAGTGACGAAGTGGGTCAACGCTGGCGCGCTGATGCCCTGACGGAAGTGACTCTCAGTAGCCACTTCCGCTGCAAACCGCACTTACTTTGTGGCTGGAGCCTTGGTGCCGGTCATGCGGACAGATTTATCGACAATGGCATAAAGAAGCTGATCATGGTCAGCCCTTGCCTGCTTTTTGATGTAGGCACCGGCTTTCTGGCCCGCTTCCGGGCTGTCGGGAAGAGTAAGGTCGCGGTTCTTTGCCGAGATCTCGGCGAGTTCTTTAATGATCTCGAAGAAGTTTGCCTCGTTCTTATCGCTCAGAAGCCATGCCTGATGGACGGTCGCGGTGATGATCTGGTCTGTTGTCCAATTGTGCGTCGTGGCTGCGTCGGTGGTGGCGCGAGTCATCGAACCAGGTGTGGCTTGATCAGGTGTGGTTTGAGCGGCGGCTCCAAGGGTCAAGGAGGCAGCGGCTACCAGGGTAAGGGCGGCGGTGCGAATATTCATGGTCGATCCTTTCGTGCAAAAGCTCATAGATTGATCTAACTGGCTAGTAGTAGTCGCGGCGCTGGCTGTTCTGATGAGCCTTTCCGGCGATGGCACCCACGCCGGCTCCTACGCCGCCGCCGATTACTGCTCCTTTGAGGCCGCCGCCGAAGAGTGCTCCGAGCACTGCTCCGCCACCCGCCCCGATGAGGGCTCCCTTGCCAGGACCAATTCCGCCGCGGCTTCTGTCGTTGTACCGATCGTCGTAATGATTATCATGTTGATGACGGCGATCATCGTTGTAGTTCCCGCCGCGGCCGCCATTCTGCACGCCGTTGTAGTAGTTCTGATTGCCGCGCTGTGCAAAGACGGGAGTCACGGCAGTTCCGAGCAGCAATGGTGCAACGATAAGACTTTTAATGAGTGCTTTTCTAAGCATGGCGTCTCCTTGCGACTTCCATTAGATGCCGTGGAGAGAGAGTCGAGCCATAAAAGGACCGCTTACTTAGGTGATCATATAGAGTGGGGCGAACTGCGGGATGCCAGCCGTCTGGCCCGCTATCCAGCGCAGAACGTAGACTTCGGTCGGGTCGGTAAGGCTGTGCGTCAAGGCGTTGGGGATCACTTCGTAGATGGCATGGGCGCCGAGGTCTTTGTAGTAGTCGATATCCGGCTCAACCATCACGCAATTGACGCCGTCGATGACGAGCTTATCGTTCTCATGGAAGGTGAGCTGGACGTTGGCCTCGCCGAACTGAATCTGCTTCCATGAAGATGTGGAGCCGGGATGGAAGAGGCCGGGGTTGTTCTCGACGGCGAACTTTCCCGCGGCTGCAGCAATCTTGACCTGATCGATGAGCGCAACGTCGCACCAGCCGAAGAAGCGGTCCTGCGCGGGCGCATAAGGAGCGTCCCAGCGAACCTGCTTGATGTAGTCGAGCGGCGTGCCCTGGGAGAGATTGATCTGGCTCATCGCCTCGCCGAGGTTGAGGAGCGAGGCGAGTGGTTTCTCCTGCTCGACGAGAGCGTCGTAACGCGCTTCGCCAGTCGCATTATCGGCTCCAGCGGCGATGTAGGGATACGCTGCGCTGGCGGCGGAAAATCGGGCGTTGACGAAGCTGAAGCCAGGATTGTTCGAGATCAGCATAATGTCGAGGGTGGTGAGATAGCTGTTCGAGAGCTTCACCGGCGTGTAACCGGCTTGTTTATACCCGTCCGCGTAGACGACGACGGTGTAGTTATCGCCGAAGTTGTCGTAGAAGGGGAGATCGAAGGTTGTGTCGTTGTTGGGGAAGAAGTCGCGGACCTGCTGGGTGAAGTTGCCGTCGGTGATGGTGACGAGGAACTTGGCGGGCGCGGCGAAGGGCTGACGAGTTCCGTCGTAGATGCGAAGGCGAAGCTTGCTCATGGGTATACCAATCCTCTGATTTCTGGGTCGGCTAAGGCTAACAGCGAAGCATGTGGAGTCAAGTAAATTGTGGATCGCGGGCTGCCCGCGTTTGTGCGAACAACCCGGGGCTTCATTGTGAGGGATTATTTCTGGGCAAGGGTTTGGACGCAGGCGTTTGCGCCCTCGGTGAAGCGGGCTTTGTCCTCATCGTTGACGGCGACGGAGGTTCCTTTGTCGCGGGCGATCAGCTCTGCGTCAGTGTACTTTGACATCGCCTTGGTGATCGCACAGGAGCAGTAGTTATCGATCGTGGAGTCGGACAGCTTAGAGCCGTTCGGATCGTCGTGGAGCCTCTTGGCGCAGGAGGATGCCGCGCCCTTCGTGATGAGCTGGCGAATGTGGGCAGGGTTTGACGCCGGTTTGTGCAGGGTGACGACCACGCCGAGGGCGATCGTTCCGAGGAAGAGGACGGCGACGCAGAAGAGGATGTTGCGAAGGTTGAAGAGTTGCATGACAGATCTCCGGGAGATTTTAGGATGGGCTGTAAGCCCGCTTCCTAATGGTGTCGACCGGTGAATTTCGTTTCATGCTGGAATGTTTTTTGGTGCGACCGCTCGGCTACTTGTGCGGAAGGTATTGGGCGCTGCACTGGCTGGCGGCGGCGGTAAAGCGTGCCTTGTCCGTAGGGGACATACCTCCACCCTGCTTGGTGGCCGCGACGATCTCGTCGTCGGAATACTGCGCCAGCCCCTTGGTAGAGACGCAGGAGCAGTAGTCGCCAAGCTGCTGGTCGGAGAGGCCGACAGCCCGGGGATTGCTCCGCGCGCTCTTGGTGCAGGCCGTGATGGAGCTTGCCATGGCGTTCTTGCGGATCTGCGCCGGGTCACTCGACCGGCGTCGCGCCAGATAGAAGGCATACGCAAAGGTAAGCACGAGCAGGATGGCAATAACGGGAAGGCTGAAGCGGGCAGGGAGTTTTTGCATTTGCAGTTGAGCCACCGCTAAACTGGACGCACTTTGCCAATGATCTTGAAGATAGCTTCTATATAGCCGTCGACACCTGAGGCAGAGTCATTCAATACGTCAAGTTCCCGAGCGACATCAGCGTCGCCGTAGTATCGCTTCAAATCAGCCCTCACCGTATCCCAAAGTTTAGATGCTGCCGATCCAGATGCTCCAACTGGTATCGGAGGGCGACCTATTTTGGTGAGCAGCGCGAACTCCTCCATCACTCCAGGAGATTGCTCCAGATTGCCATTGACAAGCCGATTGCCACAAACAAAGATTCCCCAACCTGCGGCTCGAACGAGATGCTCACGATGTTCCTTGTAGTACAAAACTTGATCAATGCCTAGTGGTAAATCCTGAGCAAATGGCATAAGTCTTATTTGATCAAGCGACTTCAGGGTTGCGCGAGCCTCGTGCAGTGCGCCATAGGCAACGGAACTTCCAATTCCGAGACCGTAGCCGGAGACGAGCCGGAAACCTCTCCTAATTATTTCGGCACCTAACTTGCGAAGAAGTTCCTCAATCATGGTCTGACCAAGTGGAGAATAGTCTACAGCACTGCCGGATACGAGGATATCTTGCCGGTGTGACAGTCGATTCAAAGACTCTAATATGTCAGTAATTTCGGCATAACTATCTACAATAACTGCTTGTATGCCGTAGCGTTTGAGATCGTCGATTCTTAGTTCAAGTCTTCGTTTGTCGTAGTGAAATTGAGCAAGTTCTTTTGGCCCTGCTCCGCGAGGGATTTCAAGACTCTTCATTATGCAAAAGTGGTCTCGTTGTTCACCTCCGAGGAGTTCCCTTACCCGCGCCAAAATGTAGTCGATATTGGGATCAGTGAAGCTAAAGCCAATGAAAACAAACGTCCGCTCGATTAACTCTGCCTTTAATATTGTCGAGAAAGCAGACCTTTTCTCGTTATAGGTTTCGTAGTCTCCTTTGGTCAGAACGGCATCCTGAGGTTGAGACTTGTCGCCATGCATTTTATACAAGACTGCATCTCGGCCCCGGAGAGTTTGAGAAAGGTTGGAAACCGTTGTTTTTACGTCGAGCATTTTTCTAGCTTTGATATAAGCTGCTTCGATCAAACTATCGTAGTTAGTTGTCCAAAGAGAGTGAAGTCCAAGTGAAGCAATGAGAGCGTGATTAATTGTTTCTTCAGCATGTTTGTTAAATTCTTCGATTAGAACCTCGTTTATTCGGGCACGGCTCCCTCTACTGTTCTGATGGAATTGAGCCACTGCTAACAAGTCCGACTCTCTAGTGATATCTAAGTCGATTTCGGTGGCTATTTCCGTCAGCAGGCCACGCCAGTCGACAAAGCCTGCCTTCCGCGACATCCCTGCTCCGACGAACATGGAAGCACTGCCTTCAACTAGCGCTTTGCTATAGCGCTCTAGAAATTCAGCTTTATCAATTGTTGGCAAAGATCACCTGTTAGTGCTGTGCGCGAATCTGGATGGCTTGTTCAACCCAGTCTGCAATGTTTGATTTTATAGTTGAGTAAGTCTCGGTGCTACCCCAAAGCGACGTAGGATCTTTCAGTTCTACAATCGTTGATAAGAGAGCCTTTGACTGGCCTAGCTCTATATAATCGAACGGGTTTGCACCGGCAGAAGAGACATAGCCTTTACTGTCCTTCAGCCCGTGGACTCTGATACCAACTACTCCCTTACGATCATCCCAAGCTTTGATAATTTCGTGATTGATCCACTTACGGTTTGCTGTTCCAGCACCGACAAGAACAACTGCGCAACTTCGTCCTAACATTTGGCCAGCGATCCATTTTGTTATTGCGTTGTCGCCGCCCCTTTTTATCTGCTCCCATTCATTGTCCGAAACTGGAGGATTGTCCTCTAGGGCATGCATGTTTCGTACCTGTGCAGCACGCCAATTGTCTGCATCGAAATGAAAGCTGAAAAATGCTTTGCGTAACATACATTGCTCCTGACTACTGGATATTCTTTGTACCTCTCCCTACGACTGCCTCGATACGACTTTGCAGTCTTTTCCTTAGGTCAACAGCATTGGAGTAGTCAATGAAATTATATTGCCTGGCATCAAAGTGAATGTTTGCAAGGTCTTTCTGATCACAAATCCACAATACGGGCCTGCCAAGTCCTAGCATGAATCCTGACTCAAAGTAGACGCCATTGTTCTGCTCTGTGAAGTCGGCAATGAGGAATTTCGCACGTCGGAGTTGCGCGATTATCTCGTCATCAATTCGGTTTGCATGCTCCACTAGGTCCATGTATACAGGCTCATAGCCTGCCGCCCGAACCGCTGAGGTAATCGGTTCTTTTATGAATCTCCTGGCTTCAGCGAATGACATCGCAATGAAAGTCGCATTTGAGTTTGATCCAGCCTCTTTCCGCCTTGAAAGCTCGGCCCAGCCGGCAGCTGTAAGACAGCAGGGTACTGCAGAAGCTTCAAATGTTTGTTCACTAGTCAAAAAACCATACTTCTCTAGTGCTTCTATTAAGAAAAAGGCTTCGTCCATGTCCCGCGCACAAATCAAGGTGAAGTCATCTTCCAGGTAAAATGTTGTTGACTTGCCAGGTCCTTTCGAGGTCTTGCCAATCCATTGGAGCAATATTCCTAACTTCTCTTCGACTGCGGGCTCCGGACTATTGAGCATCGGAAGTATTTCACTTCGTTGGTGCATTGGAAGCTCGCGTAAGTCTTGAAATCCTTCTGATGCAGTCCTGAAAGCCCAGCTTACCTTATGAAGTTCCTCGAAAAGAGGGTTGCCCTCAGTAGGAATTTCCCATTTGAACTCAGTACTCACGCTGTAAGCGCCACACCGCCGACATATATAGTCTTGTCCCGATCCCAAAACTGTAGATAGGGTCGCGGCAGGTGCATTACAGATCAGACAAAGCCCATTAACATTCTCTTCGTGAAAACGGCTATACATAGCGACCTATTGCAGTAGCGTTCCTTCTTCGGCTGGGTCTTGACTTATTCAGTGGATGACCAAGGCGGCGGCTATCTTCCTGATCTTCGAGGTCGAATAGCTTGACGCCCATTTGCTGCGATTGTTGGCGTAGATGCGTTGGTTCCAGTCCAACGCATCTTGCCACGCTAACTAGTTCTACCAGAAATTAGCAGTAAAGCCCTGCGCGGTGAACTGTTCCAGCGCTCCGGCTAGATAATGGGCAGCACAAACTTGACAAACAAGCCCTCCACAGAGGGAGTAGCTACGTTAGGGCGCCAAGGTACGTTGGACCAAGTCCAAGCCTAAGTCCATTGTTTTGTTAGACCTTGGACTTCAGAGAAAAAATAAAAGGTACAAGACTCCTCTACGTAGGCAGAGGAGTCTGTTGAACGTTACTGCAGCAGCGTCCTCTCTTCGGGCTGAGTTTTGGCCTCTTCGGGGGATGACTACGGCGGCGGCTACCTTGTCCTGATCTTCGAGGTCGAGTAGCTTGACCCCCATGGTGATGCTGCAGGTCCGGGAAGCTAGGCGTAGAGGAGGTGGAGCTTCGCCTGATAGTCGGCTTCCACTTCGCGCTCTTCGACGGTGTGGCCTTCGGGGAGAACGGGGGTGACGGTGGATCCGTCGGGCGCCGTGGATTCGTAGGTGGCGATAGCTTTTCCACTTCCATTCTTGATGACGTTGATCTTCATAAAACTCTCCTAAACTGCGTTGCTGATGAACTGGAAGGCGATTGCCTGGGAACCTACCGTGGTGACGGTGCAGTTGTAGCGGGTGGGGTTGATGTAAGCGGTCACGTTCGAGATGAGTACGCCGGTCAGGTTGTTGGGGAAGGTGCTGTTGAGCTGGCAGACAACGGCTTCGTGGTTGGTCATGCCACCGCCGGAAAAGGCATAGGTGATGGTCGCGTTGCCGTTCTGGGTGATTACAGATGATGTTGCCATGTGTCCTCCGTGCATAGGTGGCGATGCACTCGTCGAGATGGTGCGATGGGAGGGTAATCCGTTTCGCAAGGGCAACGAGAAAAGGCGCGAGGTGATGCCCTCGCGCCCTTCATATACGAATTGAACTACATATCTACTGCAGCAGCGTCCCCTCTTCAGGCTGGGTCTTGGCCTCTTCAGGGGGGATGACTACGGCGGCGGCTACCTTGTCCTGATCTTCGAGGTCGAGTAGCTTGACCCCCATGGTGCTGCGGCCGGCGGCGCGGATGGACTTGGTGTCGATCCGGATGATCTTGCCGAACTGGCTGATGACCATGAGTTCGCTGGTCTCGTCCACGAGGTTGATGCCGGTGACCTTGCCGTTCTTCGCCGTGGTCTTGACGTTGATGACGCCCTTGCCGCCGCGGGTCTGGAGGCGGTACATGTCCACGTCGGTGCGTTTGCCGAAGCCGTTGTCGGTGACGGAGAGGATGAGGCAGGGGGTGAGGCCGAGCTGCTTGTCGAGCTTTTCGAGCTTGGCGGCGGTCTCATTGGAGGTCGCGGGTGCGGCCAGTTCTCCGGGCTCGGCGAGTTCGAGGGGCTGGGCGGCAGTGGTCGAGGTGGCCTCGTCGATGACGGCGGCAACCTGGTCGGTGAGGCCCTTTTCGGCGGCGCGCTCGAGGCGAACCTTGTTGCGGGCCTCGGCAGAGGGGGTAACGGCGGCTCCAATGACGTAGTCGCCCTTCTTCAGCGTGATGCCGCGGTTGCCAGTCGCAGGCCGACCCATGGGGCGGAGGTCCTGCTCGTTGAAGCGGATGGCCATGCCGTCGTGGGTCGCGAGGAAGATGACCTGCTGGCCGTCGGTGATGCGGGCGGTGATCAACTCGTCGTCCTTGTCGATGCCGATGGCGATGATGCCGCGGGACATGACGTTCGAGAAGTCC
Coding sequences:
- a CDS encoding DUF5715 family protein; protein product: MLTRVHTAPRPRDRHPSRNADRPTEHRFRKHESDPKPLRRTKGHARHAVVRDRLIAEPKLVKLIPAPLMIAARPAPETRETGVSHPPDFSDAATAPISSSPSNPAPVVSIIRPTAEKPQLPSIEEAAANPEILPSLYNKRGRLVMPPALKGSREILLHQNEVADRDGLERVQDDDDLESMRRRMMLVAVPINAGMQVDERLPLNRRYCRPWTAQFLTTLARAHYARFHTPLQVNSAVRTVAFQQKLIRTNGNAAPAEGETASPHLTGQAVDLAKRGLSLSEIAWMRGYLLPLVQEGKIDVEEEFQQSCFHVSVYKKYLPYTSSPRRTIATTHRDSPAALAIAIP
- a CDS encoding c-type cytochrome domain-containing protein; protein product: MGKVFWTAILFSGLGVVSAVAQDDPKSADFFTHKVQPIFQKNCYRCHGGMNHRGALNIQTRAGMLKGGHDGTVLVPGDASKSLLVRLIRHEGPANDPMPMPSKGAKLSDEDIAVVTKWVNAGALMP
- a CDS encoding SIR2 family protein; the protein is MPTIDKAEFLERYSKALVEGSASMFVGAGMSRKAGFVDWRGLLTEIATEIDLDITRESDLLAVAQFHQNSRGSRARINEVLIEEFNKHAEETINHALIASLGLHSLWTTNYDSLIEAAYIKARKMLDVKTTVSNLSQTLRGRDAVLYKMHGDKSQPQDAVLTKGDYETYNEKRSAFSTILKAELIERTFVFIGFSFTDPNIDYILARVRELLGGEQRDHFCIMKSLEIPRGAGPKELAQFHYDKRRLELRIDDLKRYGIQAVIVDSYAEITDILESLNRLSHRQDILVSGSAVDYSPLGQTMIEELLRKLGAEIIRRGFRLVSGYGLGIGSSVAYGALHEARATLKSLDQIRLMPFAQDLPLGIDQVLYYKEHREHLVRAAGWGIFVCGNRLVNGNLEQSPGVMEEFALLTKIGRPPIPVGASGSAASKLWDTVRADLKRYYGDADVARELDVLNDSASGVDGYIEAIFKIIGKVRPV
- a CDS encoding TIR domain-containing protein, which gives rise to MLRKAFFSFHFDADNWRAAQVRNMHALEDNPPVSDNEWEQIKRGGDNAITKWIAGQMLGRSCAVVLVGAGTANRKWINHEIIKAWDDRKGVVGIRVHGLKDSKGYVSSAGANPFDYIELGQSKALLSTIVELKDPTSLWGSTETYSTIKSNIADWVEQAIQIRAQH